A part of Rhinoderma darwinii isolate aRhiDar2 chromosome 1, aRhiDar2.hap1, whole genome shotgun sequence genomic DNA contains:
- the LOC142754428 gene encoding D(4) dopamine receptor-like: protein MRSILLGAVTNLSTWNASIMEMDTGELMVERWWRTDSNHALKIGIITALGFLIILGNFFVMLVIASSVSGWSSNSRYILISLTGTDVTLALIVVPLNLYGSLVLEPGDEDDLNSTLGSYCHIVAFLNSSVFASSIYSLATISLERYVAVFFPLHYNRVMSRRRVKLLIAAAWLLPPIFLSPISIPGGRVIHVYFSRASLICNPDYASNMIYSLLLTTVIFFPCSAIVTFANLRLWLVARKQSRRMSVCLAGRNQTLGIPTVSENVPSTRMSGIDNSLCKAKEVGEKGPRKGDAASKVLVPVVCVFYACWAPCMITILYNAIKKERVPEWVEFVSLWLPSGNGFLNCFVYFWINRSFRHKFRQLSRKLCPWRWCCWKSGKRKSTIRVTKKNAMAALQERSCSMSSTCMLLPQATDSVF from the exons ATGCGGTCAATATTGCTCGGAGCCGTGACAAACCTATCAACCTGGAATGCAAGCATCATGGAGATGGATACAGGGGAGCTCATGGTAGAAAGGTGGTGGCGCACCGATAGTAACCATGCTCTGAAAATAGGAATCATCACAGCACTAGGCTTTCTAATCATCTTGGGGAACTTTTTTGTTATGTTAGTCATTGCTTCATCTGTTTCTGGCTGGTCCAGTAATAGCCGCTATATTCTAATCTCCTTGACCGGCACAGATGTCACATTGGCATTAATTGTGGTCCCACTCAATCTGTATGGCAGCCTTGTTCTAGAACCTGGTGATGAAGATGACCTCAATTCTACCCTTGGGTCATATTGTCACATAGTGGCTTTCCTCAATTCTTCTGTATTTGCCTCGTCAATCTACTCCTTGGCAACGATTAGCCTGGAACGCTATGTGGCAGTCTTCTTTCCTCTACATTACAACAGGGTAATGAGTCGCCGCCGGGTCAAGTTATTAATTGCTGCAGCTTGGTTGTTGCCACCAATCTTCTTGTCTCCCATATCCATCCCTGGTGGGAGAGTAATACATGTCTATTTTTCCCGGGCCTCCCTTATCTGTAACCCAGACTATGCCAGTAATATGATTTACTCTCTACTCCTCACAACAGTCATCTTTTTTCCTTGCTCAGCTATAGTCACATTTGCCAACCTTCGATTGTGGCTGGTGGCAAGAAAGCAGAGCCGACGGATGAGTGTGTGCTTAGCTGGCAGAAATCAGACACTGGGAATTCCCACAGTGAGTGAAAATGTGCCTTCAACTAGAATGTCTGGAATAGATAACAGTCTCTGTAAAGCcaaggaagtgggtgaaaaaggaCCACGTAAAGGAGATGCTGCATCCAAGGTCCTGGTTCCAGTAGTCTGTGTATTCTACGCATGTTGGGCGCCATGCATGATTACTATCCTGTATAATG ctattAAAAAAGAAAGAGTCCCTGAGTGGGTGGAATTTGTTTCCTTGTGGCTTCCAAGTGGAAATGGCTTCCTCAACTGCTTTGTTTACTTCTGGATCAACAGGAGTTTTCGCCATAAATTCCGTCAACTTAGCCGTAAACTGTGTCCGTGGAGATGGTGCTGCTGGAAAAGTGGTAAAAGGAAGTCCACTATTCGGGTCACAAAAAAAAATGCGATGGCAGCTTTACAAGAAAGGTCATGTAGCATGTCATCAACTTGTATGCTTCTTCCCCAAGCAACGGACTCTGTTTTCTAA